A window of the Haloarcula litorea genome harbors these coding sequences:
- a CDS encoding MOSC domain-containing protein, producing the protein MAHVERLTVYPVKALDGVDRERARVLPGGTLAHDREFALFDADGDVVNGKRTARVHDVETDYDPGERTLRAAAPDHGTEQFALGTEAGRTAAAEWFGEVFDAEVELRRDTDLGYVDRREMGPSVVSTATVAELAGWFEELTVDGARRRLRANVEVGGVPAFWEDRFVGEDAPAFEAGGVRIEGVTPCGRCVVPERDPDTGDPTPEFRQRFLERREATFPEWADAEAFDHYFTLMLIARVPERDRGATLAVGDEVTVVE; encoded by the coding sequence ATGGCACACGTCGAGCGACTCACCGTCTACCCCGTGAAGGCACTCGACGGCGTCGACCGCGAGCGGGCGCGGGTCCTCCCCGGCGGGACGCTCGCCCACGACCGGGAGTTCGCGCTGTTCGACGCCGACGGCGACGTAGTGAACGGCAAGCGGACCGCCCGCGTCCACGACGTCGAGACCGACTACGATCCCGGCGAGCGGACGCTCCGGGCGGCGGCTCCCGACCACGGGACTGAGCAGTTCGCCCTCGGGACCGAGGCCGGGCGGACCGCCGCGGCCGAGTGGTTCGGTGAGGTGTTCGACGCCGAGGTCGAACTCCGCCGGGACACCGACCTCGGGTACGTCGACCGCCGCGAGATGGGACCGTCGGTGGTCAGCACGGCGACCGTGGCGGAACTGGCCGGCTGGTTCGAGGAGCTGACGGTCGACGGCGCGCGCCGCCGACTCCGGGCCAACGTCGAGGTCGGGGGCGTGCCGGCGTTCTGGGAGGACCGGTTCGTCGGCGAGGACGCGCCCGCCTTCGAGGCCGGCGGGGTCCGGATCGAGGGCGTCACCCCCTGCGGTCGCTGTGTCGTCCCCGAACGGGACCCGGACACGGGCGACCCCACGCCGGAGTTCCGCCAGCGGTTCCTAGAGCGGCGCGAGGCGACGTTCCCGGAGTGGGCCGACGCCGAGGCCTTCGACCACTACTTCACGCTGATGCTGATCGCTCGCGTCCCCGAGCGGGACCGCGGGGCGACGCTGGCCGTCGGGGACGAGGTGACGGTCGTCGAGTGA
- a CDS encoding Lrp/AsnC family transcriptional regulator — MVTAFIMIKTIAGKSEELLTAVRESEGITEAHIVAGQYDIIAEATGQEVYDVMQSVATRVRDLDGVADTRTYICLE; from the coding sequence ATGGTCACCGCGTTCATCATGATAAAGACTATCGCGGGCAAATCCGAGGAACTGCTCACGGCCGTTCGGGAGTCCGAGGGTATCACGGAGGCACACATCGTCGCCGGCCAGTACGACATCATCGCGGAGGCGACGGGCCAGGAGGTCTACGACGTGATGCAGTCCGTGGCGACGCGGGTCCGGGACCTCGACGGCGTCGCGGACACGCGCACCTACATCTGCCTGGAGTGA
- a CDS encoding potassium channel family protein, with translation MRFVIVGAGRVGLRTARVLRESGHDVVLIETDEGAIERARNADFEVIEGDGALEETLEAADLDEADALGALTGDLNDNFVACMVAKEHGCRTVMRIDEDYREEIYRRYASEVDEVIYPERLGAIAAKNALLGGNIRAIADIAQHLQLVEFTITESSPMHGYTLSELELPADSQLLAHGKGETALTIPDPDETLEVGDHVVVLADFDTLSDVRSIVAGESGRATALGGA, from the coding sequence ATGAGATTTGTTATCGTGGGTGCAGGACGCGTCGGACTCCGAACGGCGCGTGTCCTGCGTGAGAGCGGGCACGACGTCGTCCTCATCGAGACCGACGAGGGTGCCATCGAGCGCGCGCGCAACGCCGACTTCGAGGTGATCGAGGGCGACGGCGCGCTCGAAGAGACCCTCGAAGCGGCGGACCTCGACGAGGCCGACGCACTCGGCGCGCTCACGGGCGACCTCAACGACAACTTCGTCGCCTGTATGGTCGCGAAAGAACACGGCTGTCGGACCGTGATGCGCATCGACGAGGACTACCGCGAGGAGATCTACCGGCGCTACGCCAGCGAGGTCGACGAGGTCATCTACCCCGAACGACTCGGAGCCATCGCCGCCAAGAACGCCCTGCTGGGCGGGAACATCCGGGCCATCGCGGACATCGCACAGCACCTCCAGCTGGTCGAGTTCACCATCACGGAGTCCTCGCCGATGCACGGCTACACCCTCTCGGAACTGGAACTGCCCGCCGACTCGCAGCTGCTCGCACACGGGAAAGGCGAGACGGCGCTGACGATCCCCGACCCCGACGAGACGCTGGAGGTCGGCGACCACGTGGTCGTCCTCGCGGACTTCGACACGCTCTCGGACGTCCGCAGCATCGTCGCCGGCGAGTCCGGCCGCGCCACCGCACTGGGAGGTGCCTGA
- a CDS encoding DUF7501 family protein, with product MGASHQWSDPTTCPFCGTELASPGAGFVDHLDDRPDCDGAFDDWRTRIGDDVRGGWGG from the coding sequence ATGGGAGCGAGCCACCAGTGGAGCGATCCGACGACCTGCCCGTTCTGTGGAACCGAACTCGCGTCGCCGGGGGCCGGCTTCGTCGACCACCTCGACGACCGGCCGGACTGTGACGGGGCGTTCGACGACTGGCGGACCCGAATCGGCGACGACGTCCGCGGCGGCTGGGGCGGGTGA
- a CDS encoding complex I NDUFA9 subunit family protein yields the protein METLVVGGTGFIGQNLCRELDERGHDVTALSRDPHDADLPTGVIRKEGDVTDYDSIEGAFEGKDAVVFLPALSPLFKPDGGDEMHFRVHLDGTENAVRAAEEHGVDRYLQMSALGADPDGPTHYLRAKGQAEAVVKNSELDWVIFRPSVVFGDGGEFVYFTKRLKQIFAPGVPLYPLPGGGTKAHFQLIWVDDLVPMLADALGGEEHVGQVYEVGGPEIHSLREATELVFESEGRDITVVPLPMPLAKVGLTVLGSLGFPMGSDQYEGLDFDNTPADNDVVAFGRDPSSLRSFRSHLGLS from the coding sequence ATGGAGACACTCGTGGTCGGTGGAACCGGCTTCATCGGACAGAACCTGTGTCGCGAACTCGACGAACGCGGCCACGACGTGACCGCCCTGTCGCGGGACCCCCACGACGCGGACCTCCCGACTGGGGTCATCCGAAAGGAGGGGGACGTGACGGACTACGACAGCATCGAAGGGGCCTTCGAAGGGAAGGACGCGGTCGTCTTCCTCCCGGCGCTGTCGCCGCTGTTCAAGCCCGACGGCGGCGACGAGATGCACTTCCGCGTCCACCTCGACGGGACCGAGAACGCGGTCCGGGCGGCCGAGGAACACGGCGTCGACCGATACCTCCAGATGAGCGCGCTTGGTGCGGACCCCGACGGTCCGACCCACTACCTCCGGGCGAAGGGGCAGGCCGAGGCGGTCGTGAAGAACTCGGAGCTGGACTGGGTCATCTTCCGCCCGTCGGTCGTCTTCGGCGACGGCGGGGAGTTCGTCTACTTCACGAAGCGGCTCAAGCAGATCTTCGCCCCCGGCGTCCCGCTGTACCCGCTGCCCGGCGGCGGCACGAAGGCACACTTCCAGCTCATCTGGGTCGACGACCTCGTCCCGATGCTGGCCGACGCGCTCGGGGGAGAGGAACACGTCGGACAGGTGTACGAGGTCGGCGGCCCGGAGATCCACTCGCTCAGGGAGGCGACGGAGCTCGTCTTCGAGTCCGAGGGCCGGGACATCACCGTCGTCCCGCTCCCGATGCCGCTGGCGAAGGTCGGACTGACGGTCCTCGGGAGCCTGGGGTTCCCGATGGGCAGCGACCAGTACGAGGGGCTGGACTTCGACAACACGCCGGCGGACAACGACGTGGTCGCCTTCGGCCGGGACCCGTCGTCGCTGCGGTCGTTCCGTTCGCACCTCGGTCTCTCGTGA
- the cofC gene encoding 2-phospho-L-lactate guanylyltransferase: MRVVVPVSGADPKTRLAPVLDADERLAFTEAMLADVLDALDSAGHTPEVISTAPVDAAVPVTVDDRGLDALVDDLLADGPLAVVMADLPLADADALDRLFAPTADVVLAPGLGGGTNAVVARHPDFRVDYHGASIRDHRRIAREVSASLSEVDSRKLATDVDEPSDLAEVLLHGDGAARDWLVDAGFEVVVADGRVGARR; this comes from the coding sequence ATGCGCGTCGTCGTCCCCGTCTCGGGGGCCGACCCCAAGACGCGGCTCGCGCCCGTTCTCGACGCCGACGAACGCCTGGCGTTCACCGAGGCGATGCTCGCGGACGTGCTCGACGCGCTCGACAGCGCCGGCCACACGCCCGAGGTGATCTCGACCGCACCGGTCGACGCTGCTGTGCCCGTGACGGTCGACGACCGGGGGCTGGACGCGCTCGTCGACGATCTCCTCGCCGACGGGCCGCTGGCGGTCGTGATGGCCGACCTCCCGCTGGCCGACGCCGACGCGCTCGACCGGCTGTTCGCGCCGACCGCCGACGTGGTGTTGGCCCCGGGACTGGGCGGCGGGACCAACGCCGTCGTGGCTCGCCACCCCGACTTCCGCGTGGACTACCACGGCGCGTCGATCCGCGACCACCGCCGGATCGCCCGCGAGGTGAGCGCGAGTCTGTCGGAGGTCGACTCCCGGAAGCTGGCGACCGACGTCGACGAACCGTCGGACCTCGCGGAGGTCCTGCTCCACGGCGACGGCGCGGCCCGCGACTGGCTCGTCGACGCGGGGTTCGAGGTCGTCGTCGCGGACGGTCGGGTTGGCGCACGCCGCTGA
- a CDS encoding DUF5813 family protein: MTDVPADVADVFDGREGFIADGDGYELETTAFDGRVTASEREDWRTDYEVTVRVPSLSAATADEVGEAVREGWLDTLERRLEDAPKSTRVAVELDAYTVARDGDDVVVTYRFSLGGEREAADAAKAFVEYVEGTYVEGIVPGYDYVGTVAGLMDSASTGGSEGSRGGTPL, from the coding sequence ATGACCGACGTACCTGCCGACGTCGCGGACGTCTTCGACGGCCGCGAGGGATTCATCGCCGACGGCGACGGCTACGAACTGGAGACGACGGCGTTCGATGGCCGCGTGACCGCGAGCGAGCGCGAGGACTGGCGGACCGACTACGAGGTGACCGTGCGGGTCCCGTCGCTCTCCGCGGCGACGGCCGACGAGGTGGGTGAGGCCGTCCGAGAGGGGTGGCTCGACACGCTGGAGCGCCGGCTGGAAGACGCGCCGAAGTCGACCCGCGTCGCCGTCGAGCTCGACGCGTACACGGTCGCGCGGGACGGCGACGACGTGGTCGTCACCTACCGGTTCAGCCTCGGGGGCGAGCGGGAGGCCGCCGACGCGGCGAAGGCCTTCGTCGAGTACGTCGAGGGGACCTACGTCGAGGGGATCGTCCCCGGCTACGACTACGTCGGGACCGTCGCGGGGCTGATGGACTCCGCGAGCACCGGTGGCAGCGAGGGGAGCCGCGGCGGGACGCCGCTGTAG
- a CDS encoding tubulin/FtsZ family protein has translation MKLAMIGFGQAGGKIVDKFLEYDERTNSGIVRSAVAVNTAKADLLGLENIPEENRVLIGQARVKGHGVGADNELGAEIAEEDIDEIQGAIDNVPVHEIDAFLVVAGLGGGTGSGGSPVISKHLKRIYTEPVYGLGVLPGSDEGGIYTLNAARSFQTFVREVDNLMVFDNDAWRKTGESVEGGYDHINEEIVRRFGVLFGAGEVSAGDNIAESVVDSSEIINTLDGGGVSTVGYASEEVELSSGGGGLLSRFKGDDGGGDDGMDTANTTNRITSLVRKAALGRLTLPCEIEGAERALLVMAGPPEHLNRKGIEKGRNWLEEQTGSMEVRGGDYPMQTPKVAASILLSGVHNVPRIKELQQVAIEAQDNIDDIREQSEDNLQDLVEDDEDELDPLF, from the coding sequence ATGAAACTCGCGATGATCGGCTTCGGGCAGGCCGGTGGCAAAATCGTGGACAAGTTCCTCGAGTACGACGAGCGGACGAACTCGGGGATCGTCCGCTCGGCCGTCGCTGTCAACACGGCGAAAGCCGACCTGCTCGGTCTAGAGAACATTCCGGAGGAGAATCGCGTGCTCATCGGCCAGGCCCGGGTGAAGGGCCACGGCGTGGGCGCAGACAACGAACTCGGCGCGGAGATCGCCGAGGAGGACATCGACGAGATCCAGGGGGCTATCGACAACGTCCCGGTCCACGAGATCGACGCCTTCCTCGTGGTCGCCGGCCTCGGTGGCGGGACCGGCTCCGGCGGCTCGCCGGTCATCTCGAAGCATCTCAAGCGTATCTACACCGAACCCGTCTACGGCCTGGGCGTCCTGCCCGGCAGCGACGAGGGTGGCATCTACACGCTGAACGCCGCCCGCTCGTTCCAGACGTTCGTCCGCGAGGTGGACAACCTCATGGTCTTCGACAACGACGCCTGGCGCAAGACCGGGGAGTCCGTCGAGGGCGGCTACGACCACATCAACGAGGAGATCGTCCGCCGGTTCGGGGTCCTCTTCGGGGCCGGCGAGGTCTCGGCCGGGGACAACATCGCCGAGAGCGTCGTCGACTCCTCGGAGATCATCAACACGCTGGACGGCGGCGGCGTCTCGACCGTCGGCTACGCCTCCGAGGAGGTCGAACTGAGCTCCGGCGGCGGCGGGCTCCTCTCCCGGTTCAAGGGCGACGACGGCGGCGGGGACGACGGGATGGACACCGCCAACACGACCAACCGGATCACGTCGCTGGTCCGGAAGGCCGCCCTGGGCCGGCTCACGCTGCCCTGCGAGATCGAGGGGGCCGAGCGCGCGCTGCTGGTGATGGCCGGACCGCCAGAGCACCTCAACCGCAAGGGCATCGAGAAGGGTCGCAACTGGCTGGAGGAACAGACCGGTTCGATGGAGGTCCGCGGGGGCGACTACCCGATGCAGACGCCGAAGGTGGCCGCTTCGATCCTGCTGTCCGGTGTCCACAACGTCCCGCGCATCAAGGAACTCCAGCAGGTGGCCATCGAGGCCCAGGACAACATCGACGACATCCGCGAGCAAAGCGAAGACAATTTGCAGGACTTGGTCGAAGACGACGAGGATGAGCTTGACCCGCTATTCTGA
- the tmk gene encoding dTMP kinase, which produces MLVTLEGLDGSGKTTVWERLRADDAVPSDAVFTREPTESWYGDAVQRSIDDDDADSLAELFLYTADHAAHLSDTVRPALTDGRLVVSDRYSDSRYAYQGATLAGTGHFEDPLAYVRDVHAPWTRPPDLTVYLDLDPATAARRSGATNKFEAADYLAGVRENYERLLDDDPDRFVRVDATDDPDAVYDRVRSALLDRL; this is translated from the coding sequence ATGCTCGTCACGCTGGAGGGACTGGACGGCAGCGGGAAGACCACGGTCTGGGAGCGGCTCCGGGCCGACGACGCCGTCCCGAGCGACGCCGTGTTCACCAGAGAACCGACCGAGAGCTGGTACGGCGACGCCGTCCAGCGCTCCATCGACGACGACGACGCGGACTCGCTCGCGGAGCTGTTCCTCTACACCGCCGACCACGCCGCCCATCTGTCCGACACCGTCCGGCCCGCGCTCACCGATGGGCGACTCGTCGTCTCGGATCGCTACTCGGACTCGCGGTACGCCTACCAGGGGGCGACGCTCGCCGGCACCGGCCACTTCGAGGACCCGCTGGCGTACGTCCGGGACGTGCACGCGCCCTGGACGCGCCCGCCGGACCTGACGGTGTATCTCGACCTCGATCCGGCGACGGCGGCCCGTCGCAGCGGCGCGACGAACAAGTTCGAGGCCGCCGACTACCTCGCGGGCGTGCGCGAGAACTACGAACGGCTCCTCGACGACGACCCCGACCGGTTCGTCCGGGTCGACGCCACCGACGACCCCGACGCCGTGTACGATCGGGTCCGGTCGGCCCTGCTGGACCGCCTCTAG
- a CDS encoding ferredoxin: MADADEPVDPGTVGEQDAPPVEEKPYKIIFEANKCFGAGKCAEVSANWSLSLDTGIAKPETYFFGEEELDHNVAAAEACPAKKDRGVIHVVDRRTDEEIAPDPNGDGTLSVDW; encoded by the coding sequence ATGGCAGACGCGGACGAACCGGTCGACCCCGGTACGGTCGGCGAGCAGGACGCCCCGCCCGTCGAGGAGAAGCCCTACAAGATCATCTTCGAGGCCAACAAGTGCTTCGGGGCCGGGAAGTGCGCCGAGGTGTCGGCGAACTGGTCGCTGAGCCTCGACACCGGCATCGCCAAACCCGAGACGTACTTCTTCGGTGAGGAGGAGTTGGACCACAACGTCGCCGCCGCAGAGGCCTGCCCGGCCAAGAAGGACCGCGGCGTCATCCACGTCGTGGACCGCCGGACCGACGAGGAGATCGCCCCCGACCCGAACGGGGACGGGACGCTGTCGGTCGACTGGTAA
- a CDS encoding Lrp/AsnC family transcriptional regulator, whose translation MVTAYVMVKAHTGDADRLRDEIEDVDGVVEAHIVAGDVDLIAKVEVDTPAEVKDVAATHIQDIEGVESTQTYIAMD comes from the coding sequence ATGGTCACCGCCTACGTGATGGTCAAGGCCCACACCGGGGACGCCGACCGCCTGCGAGACGAGATCGAGGACGTCGACGGCGTCGTCGAGGCTCACATCGTCGCCGGCGACGTCGACCTCATCGCGAAGGTCGAGGTCGACACGCCCGCGGAGGTCAAAGACGTCGCCGCCACTCACATCCAGGACATCGAAGGCGTCGAGAGCACGCAGACGTACATCGCGATGGACTGA